The following are encoded together in the Rhodanobacter soli genome:
- a CDS encoding YbfB/YjiJ family MFS transporter: MFSPLRSALAGMAILALALGVGRFAFTPLLPLMQADGLSLVDGGWLASINNIGYMLGALACIALSLPQRPALRGGIALLALATLGMGLTVSLPLWMLCRFAAGVAAALLMVHGVAWCMARLRAQRRSGLESLLFSGPGIGVAITGALVAAVHGPTVDAPRWWLVFGVLTALVAVPLWRPLAAPESAATAAAAAASAQHGTPWPLVLIYALLGFSYIIPATFLPLIADAQLHMPALREWFWPLYGVAAMLTTWLLGALPAPRSNYTGLALCLLSQLLGIVLCLYRPRLDSLLLGTVLLGAMSMPSVMFTMREANRLAGCHPTRLIGALTVAFGIGQIAGPMVAATLATHHDGFDAPLELAALATVIALLTALVVARRRSPRPVGKKVSGTV; this comes from the coding sequence ATGTTTTCCCCCTTGCGTTCAGCGCTTGCCGGCATGGCGATACTCGCCCTGGCGCTTGGCGTCGGCCGCTTCGCGTTCACGCCGCTGCTACCACTGATGCAGGCCGACGGCCTGAGCCTGGTCGATGGTGGGTGGCTTGCCTCAATCAACAACATCGGCTACATGCTCGGCGCCCTCGCCTGCATCGCGCTTTCGCTGCCCCAACGCCCCGCGCTGCGCGGCGGCATCGCGTTGCTGGCGCTGGCCACGCTGGGCATGGGCCTGACCGTCTCGCTGCCGCTGTGGATGCTGTGTCGTTTTGCGGCGGGCGTGGCCGCGGCGTTGCTGATGGTGCACGGCGTTGCATGGTGCATGGCCCGCCTGCGCGCGCAACGACGAAGCGGACTGGAATCACTGCTGTTCAGCGGCCCGGGTATCGGCGTCGCCATCACCGGGGCGCTGGTGGCCGCCGTTCACGGGCCGACCGTGGATGCGCCACGCTGGTGGCTGGTCTTCGGCGTGCTCACCGCACTCGTCGCGGTACCGCTGTGGCGCCCGCTCGCCGCGCCGGAAAGCGCCGCGACCGCGGCGGCCGCGGCCGCTTCGGCGCAGCACGGCACGCCGTGGCCACTGGTCCTGATCTATGCGCTGCTGGGTTTCAGCTACATCATTCCGGCGACCTTCCTGCCGCTGATTGCCGACGCACAGTTGCACATGCCGGCGCTGCGCGAATGGTTCTGGCCGCTGTACGGTGTGGCGGCGATGCTGACCACCTGGCTGCTGGGCGCGTTGCCGGCGCCGCGCAGCAACTACACGGGACTGGCGCTTTGCCTCCTGTCGCAACTGCTGGGCATCGTGCTGTGCCTGTACCGGCCGCGGCTGGACAGCCTGCTCCTCGGCACCGTGCTGCTGGGCGCCATGTCCATGCCTTCAGTGATGTTCACGATGCGCGAAGCCAACCGGCTGGCTGGATGCCATCCGACGCGCCTGATCGGCGCGCTGACCGTCGCATTCGGCATCGGCCAGATCGCCGGGCCGATGGTGGCCGCCACGCTGGCGACACACCACGACGGCTTTGACGCGCCGCTCGAACTGGCCGCGCTCGCTACGGTCATCGCGTTGCTGACGGCACTTGTCGTCGCGCGCCGTCGTTCACCGCGGCCCGTGGGGAAAAAGGTGTCGGGAACCGTTTGA
- a CDS encoding lipocalin-like domain-containing protein, translated as MNLPRLFSRLAATACLLPGLALSSGATAADTRGDVSLAGTWTLVAAGVLHPDGSRSHDYGDAPKGLLLIDRKGHYSLQLYRADRPRFANPDKAKATAQEYRAAVMGASTHYGTLAVESGKHQLVFHIEGASFPNWEGQEQRRAFELRGDTLSYRVPPRPDGNVPISVWRRIGD; from the coding sequence ATGAACCTGCCCCGCCTGTTCTCCCGCCTTGCCGCCACGGCCTGTCTGCTGCCCGGCCTGGCCCTGTCCTCGGGCGCCACAGCGGCCGACACCCGCGGCGATGTTTCGCTCGCCGGAACCTGGACGCTGGTGGCGGCCGGCGTGCTGCATCCGGATGGCTCGCGCTCGCACGACTACGGCGATGCGCCGAAGGGCCTGCTGCTGATCGACCGCAAAGGGCACTACTCGCTGCAGCTCTACCGCGCCGACCGCCCGCGCTTTGCCAACCCGGACAAGGCCAAGGCCACCGCGCAGGAATACCGGGCGGCCGTGATGGGCGCGAGCACCCACTACGGCACGCTTGCGGTCGAATCGGGCAAGCACCAGTTGGTGTTCCATATCGAAGGCGCCTCCTTCCCCAACTGGGAAGGGCAGGAGCAACGCCGCGCCTTCGAGCTGCGCGGCGACACGCTCAGCTACCGGGTACCGCCGCGTCCGGACGGCAACGTGCCGATTTCGGTTTGGCGGCGCATTGGCGACTGA
- a CDS encoding LysR substrate-binding domain-containing protein, with translation MPLPNLDMDALRSLVAILHLGGLARAAERIGRSPSAISQQMRKLELQLGQPLFRKQGRRVVLTEAGDRVHAYARRILELNDEVVHAVRGAAIDGVVRFGLPGDFAESWLPAALGQFRKAYPAVRVDVLVEPNRLLLERLDRGELDLVLAMNQGARADAERLATLPMTWIGPAGMGEVGRSDGVLDLALYQPPCFFRQAGTAALDRAGIAWRPAFVTASLHSLWAGVAAGLGITVRTAADLPPSLMRLDERHGLPALPGVDLCLHTAPGPRSAALTHLRQAVMEQAQTHLGQTD, from the coding sequence ATGCCGCTCCCCAATCTCGACATGGACGCGTTGCGCAGCCTGGTGGCGATCCTGCACCTGGGCGGACTGGCCCGTGCCGCGGAAAGGATCGGGCGCTCGCCCTCGGCGATCAGTCAGCAGATGCGCAAGCTGGAGTTGCAGTTGGGCCAGCCGCTGTTCCGCAAGCAGGGACGCCGCGTGGTGTTGACCGAGGCGGGCGACCGGGTACACGCCTACGCGCGCCGCATTTTGGAACTCAACGATGAAGTGGTCCACGCGGTGCGCGGTGCGGCGATCGACGGCGTGGTGCGCTTCGGCCTGCCGGGCGATTTCGCCGAGTCCTGGTTGCCGGCGGCGTTGGGGCAGTTCAGGAAGGCCTATCCGGCGGTTCGGGTGGATGTGCTGGTCGAACCCAACCGGTTGCTGCTCGAACGGCTCGACCGCGGCGAGCTCGATCTGGTGCTTGCCATGAACCAAGGGGCGCGCGCGGACGCCGAGCGCCTGGCCACGCTGCCGATGACCTGGATCGGACCGGCAGGCATGGGCGAGGTCGGGCGATCCGATGGCGTGCTGGATCTGGCGCTCTACCAGCCACCGTGCTTCTTCCGCCAGGCGGGTACGGCGGCACTGGATCGGGCCGGCATCGCCTGGCGGCCGGCGTTCGTCACCGCCAGCCTGCACAGCCTGTGGGCCGGCGTGGCCGCGGGGCTGGGCATCACCGTGCGCACGGCCGCCGACCTCCCGCCGTCGCTGATGCGCCTGGATGAACGTCACGGCCTGCCGGCGCTGCCGGGCGTGGACCTGTGCCTGCATACCGCCCCTGGCCCACGGTCGGCGGCGCTGACACACCTGCGGCAAGCGGTGATGGAGCAGGCACAGACGCATCTGGGCCAAACGGATTGA
- a CDS encoding tetratricopeptide repeat protein, with protein MIRRSLFLPLLAVALAACNPAQKTASDAPATEAAAPPLFDTFGDLHHDVATRVPAAQRYFDQGLRMAYGFNHEAAGRSFAEAARLDPQCAMCVWGQALVLGPNINLPMDPARAKDATALAARAASLAATARPVDRALIQALQARYADPAPEDRAPLDRAYAEAMARVVAQFPEDDDAATLYAEALMDLSPWAYWEKDGAPAAFTPRLLGELERVLARNPRHIGAMHYYIHATESSPEPQRAEPWADALAALAPGSGHLVHMPAHIYIRVGRYHDATLINLAATTADKDFLAMCRGSNGVYPLGYVPHNWHFATMTTGLTGSRTLALQAAGQTARRADRAVMGEAPMEFMQQFVVAPLLTQVRFGDWDAILADTAASPELPYPAAIRHFARGMAHARKGALAEAAREAAALHAVAGDPAMAKVSFFDINHADGVLRVADALLRGELLRARGKRAQAIAALRDAVAAEDALAYNEPADWPLPVRPYLGAALLEAGDAKGAAEAFDQDLKTYPLNGWSLFGLAQAQQKLGQADAARETSKRQAAAWQWADAPLTAARY; from the coding sequence ATGATCCGTCGATCCTTGTTCCTGCCGCTGCTGGCAGTCGCGCTGGCGGCTTGCAACCCGGCGCAGAAGACCGCCAGCGACGCACCCGCCACCGAAGCCGCCGCCCCGCCGCTGTTCGATACCTTCGGCGACCTGCACCACGACGTGGCCACCCGGGTGCCCGCGGCGCAGCGCTATTTCGACCAGGGCCTGCGCATGGCCTACGGCTTCAACCACGAGGCGGCCGGGCGCTCCTTTGCCGAAGCGGCGCGACTGGATCCGCAATGCGCAATGTGCGTCTGGGGTCAGGCGCTGGTGCTGGGGCCGAACATCAACCTGCCGATGGACCCGGCGCGGGCGAAGGACGCCACCGCCCTCGCCGCGCGCGCAGCGAGCCTGGCCGCCACGGCACGGCCGGTCGACCGCGCGCTGATCCAGGCGCTGCAGGCACGCTACGCCGACCCGGCACCGGAGGACCGCGCGCCACTGGACCGCGCCTACGCCGAAGCGATGGCGCGCGTGGTCGCGCAGTTCCCCGAGGACGACGACGCGGCGACCCTGTACGCGGAAGCGCTGATGGATCTCTCGCCATGGGCGTACTGGGAAAAGGACGGCGCCCCGGCCGCATTCACCCCGCGCCTGCTCGGCGAACTGGAACGCGTGCTCGCGCGCAACCCGCGCCACATCGGCGCGATGCACTACTACATCCACGCCACCGAGTCCTCGCCCGAGCCGCAGCGCGCCGAACCCTGGGCCGATGCCCTGGCCGCGCTGGCGCCCGGTTCGGGCCACCTGGTGCACATGCCCGCGCACATCTACATCCGCGTCGGCCGCTACCACGACGCGACCCTGATCAACCTCGCCGCCACCACCGCGGACAAGGATTTCCTGGCGATGTGCCGCGGCAGCAACGGGGTCTACCCGCTGGGCTACGTGCCGCACAACTGGCATTTCGCCACGATGACGACGGGCCTGACCGGCTCGCGCACGCTGGCGCTGCAGGCGGCCGGGCAGACCGCCCGGCGCGCCGACCGTGCCGTGATGGGCGAGGCGCCGATGGAGTTCATGCAGCAGTTCGTGGTCGCACCGCTGCTCACCCAGGTCCGCTTCGGCGACTGGGACGCGATCCTCGCCGATACCGCGGCATCCCCGGAGCTGCCCTACCCGGCCGCGATCCGGCACTTCGCCCGCGGCATGGCGCACGCACGCAAGGGCGCACTGGCCGAGGCCGCGCGCGAGGCCGCCGCCCTGCATGCGGTCGCCGGTGATCCGGCCATGGCGAAAGTGAGCTTCTTCGACATCAACCACGCCGACGGCGTGTTGCGGGTGGCCGATGCCCTGCTGCGCGGGGAACTTCTGCGGGCCCGGGGCAAGCGCGCGCAGGCCATCGCCGCGTTGCGCGACGCGGTAGCCGCCGAGGACGCCCTGGCCTACAACGAACCGGCCGACTGGCCGCTGCCGGTGCGCCCCTACCTGGGTGCCGCGCTGCTTGAAGCGGGCGACGCCAAGGGCGCGGCGGAAGCGTTCGACCAGGACCTGAAAACCTACCCGCTCAACGGCTGGTCGCTGTTCGGCCTGGCGCAGGCGCAACAGAAACTCGGGCAGGCCGACGCCGCGCGCGAAACCTCGAAGCGGCAGGCGGCCGCATGGCAGTGGGCCGACGCGCCGCTGACGGCAGCGCGGTACTGA
- a CDS encoding MFS transporter: protein MLSSIRTTAPLLSSTVFLLMGVSLLHTHIALQGEALGFSVAMIGILTSAYYTGFLIGTYTVPRLTHRFGHIRTFAFCTSVLAVVVLVQALTSIYAAWLVLRVLQGLLLVGLYAIIESWLNTAADPKHRSSVFAVYMMLNLGASAVAQQFLHLGGEGFVLFCVVAILVCAANLPVVMTPQPQPSIHAASRVQVGRMFRLVPTALVSALISGMVLGAFWGLLPLYAAARGLGIAEVGTYMSVAIAGGVVLQLPLGRLSDRIDRRLALALIGAAAALAALANLALPTAGHLAAMLLVFAFGGMSFAVYPIAVAHLVDYLRRDELLSGSSTVLLVNGIGSAVGPLLAGALMTLTRPAFLFAWFAILDGLLAGYALYRFTRRKREVTPDDNFVPLVNTTPGAMDMHPDAPQRPGEVT from the coding sequence ATGTTGAGCAGCATCCGCACCACCGCACCGCTGTTGTCGAGCACCGTGTTCCTGTTGATGGGAGTGAGCCTGCTGCATACGCATATCGCGTTGCAGGGCGAGGCGCTGGGCTTTTCCGTCGCGATGATCGGGATCCTGACCTCGGCCTATTACACCGGCTTCCTGATCGGCACCTACACGGTGCCGAGGCTCACGCACCGCTTCGGCCACATCCGCACCTTCGCGTTCTGCACTTCGGTGCTGGCGGTGGTGGTGCTGGTGCAGGCGCTGACCTCGATCTACGCGGCATGGCTGGTGTTGCGCGTGCTGCAGGGGCTGCTGCTGGTGGGCCTCTACGCGATCATCGAAAGCTGGCTGAACACTGCCGCCGATCCGAAACATCGCAGTTCGGTGTTCGCGGTCTACATGATGCTGAACCTCGGCGCCAGCGCAGTGGCGCAGCAGTTCCTGCACCTCGGCGGCGAGGGCTTCGTGTTGTTCTGCGTGGTGGCGATCCTGGTCTGCGCGGCGAACCTGCCGGTGGTGATGACCCCGCAACCGCAGCCGTCCATCCACGCGGCATCGCGGGTGCAGGTGGGGCGCATGTTCCGGCTGGTGCCGACCGCGCTGGTCAGCGCGCTGATATCGGGCATGGTGCTCGGCGCGTTCTGGGGCCTGTTGCCGCTGTACGCGGCCGCCCGCGGCCTCGGCATCGCCGAGGTCGGCACCTACATGAGCGTGGCCATCGCGGGTGGCGTGGTGCTGCAACTGCCGCTGGGGCGCCTGTCCGACCGCATCGACCGGCGCCTCGCCCTTGCCCTGATCGGCGCCGCCGCGGCACTGGCGGCGTTGGCCAACCTGGCGCTGCCGACCGCCGGCCACCTCGCCGCCATGCTGCTGGTGTTCGCCTTCGGCGGCATGAGCTTCGCCGTGTACCCGATCGCGGTGGCGCACCTGGTCGACTACCTGCGCCGGGACGAACTGCTGTCCGGATCGAGTACGGTGCTGCTGGTCAACGGCATCGGCTCGGCGGTGGGCCCGTTGCTGGCCGGCGCGCTCATGACCCTGACGCGACCGGCCTTCCTGTTCGCCTGGTTCGCGATCCTCGACGGCCTGCTGGCCGGCTATGCGCTGTACCGCTTCACGCGCCGCAAGCGCGAAGTGACGCCGGACGACAACTTCGTGCCGCTGGTGAACACCACGCCGGGCGCGATGGACATGCATCCCGATGCGCCGCAGCGGCCGGGCGAGGTGACCTGA
- a CDS encoding LysR family transcriptional regulator: MDLRELEAFLAVVETGGVGRAAARLHRAQSSITSRIHQLESSLGMTLFHRESQRLRLTVAGETLVDHARRLLELADQTRTAVRSDEVGGKIRLGAMESIAASRLPHPLAQFHRRYPQVWVNLSTMSSHGLVADVQSGGLDAAIVGEAVDATRFRSVPLYEEELVLVGARDSVMLREPRRLAGGAVLVYHKPGCAYRRRFEQWLESQHIVPAHVLEFASYHGMFAAAAGGVGLGMLPRSVLEVFPQRDVLSTRDIAPRLARLKTFLITSRDRHLPSLARLEECLREDAAKQRAGSGCGRVKAEKQKAVSAVR; encoded by the coding sequence ATGGACCTTCGCGAACTGGAAGCCTTCCTGGCCGTGGTGGAAACCGGTGGCGTCGGCCGCGCCGCGGCACGCCTCCATCGCGCGCAGTCCAGCATCACCAGCCGCATCCACCAGCTGGAATCCTCGCTGGGCATGACGCTGTTTCACCGCGAGAGCCAGCGGTTGCGCCTCACCGTGGCCGGCGAGACGCTGGTCGACCACGCGCGCCGCCTGCTCGAACTGGCCGACCAGACCCGTACGGCGGTGCGCAGCGACGAGGTCGGCGGCAAGATCCGGCTGGGGGCGATGGAAAGCATCGCGGCCAGCCGGTTGCCGCATCCCCTTGCCCAATTCCACCGCCGCTATCCGCAGGTCTGGGTCAACCTCTCGACCATGTCCTCGCACGGGCTGGTGGCGGACGTGCAGTCGGGTGGCCTCGACGCGGCGATCGTCGGCGAGGCGGTGGATGCCACACGCTTTCGCAGCGTGCCGCTGTACGAGGAGGAACTGGTGCTGGTGGGCGCGCGCGACAGCGTGATGCTGCGGGAGCCCCGGCGCCTTGCCGGTGGCGCCGTGCTGGTCTATCACAAGCCCGGTTGCGCCTACCGCAGGCGATTCGAGCAATGGCTGGAATCCCAGCACATCGTGCCGGCGCACGTGCTGGAATTCGCCTCTTATCACGGGATGTTCGCCGCGGCGGCAGGCGGGGTGGGCCTCGGCATGTTGCCGCGTTCGGTGCTGGAAGTGTTTCCGCAGAGGGACGTCCTGTCGACGCGCGACATCGCGCCACGCCTGGCGCGCCTCAAGACCTTTCTGATCACCTCGCGCGACCGGCACCTGCCGTCGCTGGCGAGACTGGAGGAGTGCCTGCGCGAGGACGCAGCGAAGCAGCGTGCCGGGAGCGGATGCGGCCGCGTGAAGGCGGAAAAGCAGAAGGCCGTGTCGGCTGTTCGATGA
- a CDS encoding zinc-dependent peptidase has protein sequence MGKPQALPLPSFLRKGASAQMLLDCDSLQRVAMFTKIRNWRVRRTIARRPIAESLWRDALQRCTAARRLGASDQATLRVLATLFLQSKSLEPTKGLHLGDADRVLIAAHACVPILKLGIDWYDGWHSVIVYPDAFIPRRPHTDAAGVVHQTSSVMAGEAWGRGPVILSWADVLNGGRKPGHNVVVHEMAHKLDMLNGDANGFPPLHRRMDRREWSRVFSTAWDRLKQAQGDGVDLPVDPYALENPAEFFAVASEQFFETPANLREHLPDVYRQLELFYRQHPL, from the coding sequence GTGGGGAAACCCCAAGCTCTGCCCCTGCCCTCCTTCTTGAGAAAGGGCGCGTCGGCCCAGATGCTGTTGGATTGCGACTCCCTCCAGCGTGTGGCCATGTTCACCAAAATCAGAAACTGGCGCGTACGGCGCACCATCGCGCGGCGCCCGATCGCCGAATCGCTCTGGCGAGACGCGCTGCAGCGCTGTACTGCAGCGCGCCGGCTGGGCGCTTCCGACCAGGCCACGCTACGCGTGCTGGCAACGCTGTTCCTGCAGAGCAAGTCGCTGGAACCGACCAAGGGCTTGCATCTTGGCGACGCCGACCGTGTCTTGATCGCCGCGCATGCTTGCGTACCCATCCTGAAACTGGGCATCGACTGGTACGACGGTTGGCACAGCGTCATCGTGTACCCGGACGCGTTCATTCCACGGCGCCCACACACCGACGCAGCGGGGGTGGTTCACCAGACCAGCAGCGTGATGGCCGGTGAGGCATGGGGGCGCGGACCGGTGATCCTGTCGTGGGCGGATGTGCTGAATGGCGGAAGGAAACCGGGGCACAACGTGGTCGTCCACGAAATGGCGCACAAGCTCGACATGCTCAACGGCGACGCCAACGGTTTCCCGCCGCTGCACCGGCGCATGGATCGGCGGGAATGGTCACGGGTGTTTTCCACGGCGTGGGACCGCCTCAAGCAGGCGCAAGGCGACGGCGTCGACCTGCCGGTCGACCCGTATGCGTTGGAAAATCCCGCCGAGTTCTTCGCGGTCGCCAGCGAGCAATTTTTCGAGACGCCCGCCAACCTGCGCGAGCATCTGCCGGACGTCTACCGGCAACTCGAACTGTTCTATCGGCAACACCCGCTGTAG